The following proteins are encoded in a genomic region of Lactiplantibacillus plantarum:
- a CDS encoding MFS transporter codes for MKTRLYTPDVKLVLMASFFFLMSPMLINPVIAGFAHGIGASSVLAGTIAGLTNLTSLVLRPLAGNLTDRVSKYRLTFVGGCLLLLASLGYSLTTNVTLIMLLRILNGLGYTLCSVCMATWMASLLPPDRIGSGMGIYGLANALGMACGPAISVFLYQHYSYQSVFWLAAGCSLLLIIMIQFVGDHGEPIVTPQTATTKHHIRIVQPRVIPVALILLLFSLPYFSTQTYIVSYVAARHFHVAAGVFFPVYAGILLVLRIILRDWFDRVPFKRFIWLCLIFNLLGLIGLTDMNNWAMLLLGAAGLAAGYGLMFSICQAKALMLVPKADHGLANSTFYIGVDLGMSLGPIIGGLISSQLPMAWFYPVMMVTLPLIIVVYLVSRRQLA; via the coding sequence ATGAAGACGCGTTTATATACGCCGGATGTAAAGTTAGTGTTAATGGCTAGTTTCTTCTTTTTAATGAGTCCAATGTTAATCAATCCCGTGATTGCAGGATTTGCGCACGGTATTGGCGCTAGTAGTGTGCTTGCCGGTACGATTGCCGGGTTAACGAATTTGACATCGCTAGTGCTCCGGCCACTTGCTGGGAATTTAACCGACCGGGTCTCTAAGTACCGTTTGACCTTCGTGGGGGGCTGTTTGTTGCTACTAGCTAGTTTAGGTTATAGTTTGACAACCAACGTGACGTTAATCATGTTATTGCGAATTTTGAATGGGTTGGGATATACCTTGTGTTCAGTTTGCATGGCAACCTGGATGGCTAGTTTATTGCCACCCGATCGAATTGGCTCTGGAATGGGCATTTATGGGCTAGCGAATGCGCTTGGAATGGCGTGCGGGCCGGCAATCAGTGTCTTCTTGTATCAACATTACAGTTACCAGAGTGTTTTTTGGTTAGCAGCGGGCTGTAGTTTACTGCTCATCATCATGATTCAATTCGTCGGTGATCATGGTGAACCAATTGTGACGCCTCAAACGGCTACGACTAAGCACCATATTCGCATCGTACAACCACGAGTAATCCCCGTGGCCTTGATTTTGCTTTTATTTTCATTACCATATTTTTCCACCCAAACCTATATTGTCAGCTACGTCGCTGCACGGCATTTTCATGTGGCAGCGGGGGTATTTTTCCCGGTGTACGCGGGTATTTTATTAGTATTGCGAATTATTCTCCGCGATTGGTTCGACCGGGTGCCATTTAAACGGTTCATCTGGTTATGCTTAATTTTTAATCTATTAGGATTGATTGGCTTAACTGACATGAACAATTGGGCGATGCTACTGCTGGGTGCAGCAGGACTGGCTGCCGGATACGGTTTGATGTTTTCAATTTGCCAAGCTAAAGCATTGATGCTCGTGCCGAAAGCTGATCATGGGCTAGCCAATAGTACGTTTTATATTGGTGTTGATCTCGGAATGTCACTTGGCCCCATCATTGGCGGGCTGATTAGCAGTCAATTACCAATGGCGTGGTTTTATCCCGTGATGATGGTGACGCTGCCATTGATTATCGTTGTTTACCTAGTCAGTCGTCGGCAGTTAGCTTAG
- a CDS encoding MarR family winged helix-turn-helix transcriptional regulator yields MIKMNHDEMVARQVLILARQIKRRRNQHLRTVGLTTEQADALTFFTDQPGRTVTAFKTYQEITHQTARMIVQRLQTRGYVQLVVSPTDARAKQVVVTPSGRAKREQLRQHGWQTSAQMFAHLDAEQQQVFLDLLRQVNQNLESDEN; encoded by the coding sequence GTGATTAAGATGAATCATGATGAAATGGTGGCGCGGCAAGTTCTGATTTTAGCTCGTCAAATCAAGCGGCGTCGCAACCAACATTTGCGGACGGTGGGGTTAACGACTGAGCAAGCGGATGCACTGACCTTTTTTACGGATCAGCCAGGTCGCACGGTAACCGCGTTTAAGACGTACCAGGAAATCACCCATCAGACGGCCAGGATGATCGTGCAACGCTTGCAGACGCGCGGATATGTCCAATTAGTGGTCAGTCCAACGGATGCGCGTGCCAAGCAAGTGGTAGTGACCCCGAGTGGGCGTGCTAAACGCGAGCAGCTCCGTCAACATGGCTGGCAGACGAGTGCGCAAATGTTTGCCCATTTGGATGCCGAACAACAACAGGTATTTTTAGATTTGTTACGGCAAGTTAATCAGAATTTAGAAAGTGATGAGAATTGA
- a CDS encoding TSUP family transporter, with product MVIAIVVLLMLLSIGLFGLLLAGARRQAAPFFDHSFGFGMVIGAVTDFLDTLGIGSFVVSTAIFQASHYLKDERKLPGTLNTMHAIPTAFEAFFFVTAVAVEPVTLISLVLAATLGALLGSEVMTKLNQRWIQLIMAGALVITALLMAAKLLGWISLLGVANQATGLSGWKLLVGIGGNFILGLLMSAGVGLYAPCMVMVYFLGLTPIAAFPIMMLSCALLMPISAVNFIRHDRVDYRGLFGIILGGIIGVVVAATLVKSLSLTALSWLIVLVSCWTAFSLWRAAQRRKNVL from the coding sequence ATGGTAATTGCAATTGTGGTGTTGTTGATGCTGCTCAGCATCGGCTTATTTGGGTTGCTGTTAGCCGGTGCCAGACGGCAAGCAGCGCCATTTTTTGACCACAGTTTTGGTTTCGGCATGGTTATCGGGGCCGTGACGGATTTTCTTGACACACTTGGTATCGGAAGTTTCGTCGTGTCCACGGCAATTTTTCAAGCGAGCCATTATTTAAAGGATGAACGTAAGCTACCTGGAACTTTGAACACGATGCATGCGATTCCGACCGCGTTTGAGGCGTTTTTCTTTGTTACAGCAGTTGCGGTCGAGCCAGTGACACTGATTAGTTTAGTTTTAGCAGCAACGCTCGGCGCATTACTGGGTAGTGAAGTCATGACGAAGCTTAATCAGCGGTGGATTCAGTTAATCATGGCCGGTGCGTTAGTCATCACTGCTTTACTGATGGCAGCGAAGTTATTAGGTTGGATCAGTTTGCTGGGAGTTGCTAATCAGGCGACGGGGCTATCCGGTTGGAAATTATTGGTCGGCATTGGTGGCAACTTTATCCTAGGGTTACTGATGTCAGCCGGAGTCGGACTGTACGCACCGTGTATGGTAATGGTGTATTTTCTGGGATTGACCCCGATTGCCGCCTTCCCAATTATGATGCTGTCGTGCGCATTGTTGATGCCGATTTCGGCAGTGAATTTTATTCGCCATGACCGCGTCGATTATCGCGGCTTATTCGGCATTATTTTAGGCGGTATTATTGGCGTGGTGGTGGCAGCGACCTTAGTTAAGTCACTGTCCTTAACAGCCCTGAGTTGGTTGATCGTCTTAGTGAGCTGTTGGACGGCCTTTTCGTTATGGCGTGCCGCGCAACGCCGGAAAAATGTGTTATAG
- a CDS encoding MarR family winged helix-turn-helix transcriptional regulator — translation MKTTTIRPLEDHVCFSTYTTVHAIQRLYQPTLTAHRLTYPQYLVLVALYATPPRAVTVKTLSTQLNLSTGTLTPVLQRMTQAGLITRHRNPQDERSILLTLTPQGTATRLALNDLPDLLTAKGGLNQSEWAQLTQLMTKLMTNLTR, via the coding sequence ATGAAGACAACCACAATTCGCCCCCTTGAAGACCACGTCTGTTTTTCAACCTACACAACAGTCCATGCTATTCAACGCCTCTACCAACCAACTTTGACAGCACACCGACTCACTTATCCACAATACTTGGTTCTAGTCGCACTCTATGCGACACCGCCGCGCGCTGTCACGGTCAAAACGTTGAGCACCCAGCTAAATTTAAGTACGGGAACGCTGACGCCCGTGCTACAGCGAATGACCCAAGCTGGTTTAATTACACGTCATCGGAATCCCCAAGATGAACGGAGCATCTTGCTCACTCTGACACCTCAAGGAACCGCAACACGACTTGCTTTAAATGATTTGCCGGATTTATTGACTGCTAAGGGTGGTCTCAATCAATCCGAGTGGGCACAACTAACTCAATTAATGACTAAGTTAATGACTAACCTGA